The DNA window GAATATTCCTAGGAATACCTGGATTATTATTCCTATCAATGGCAATACTGATAGTCACAGGATACTCCCAGTATGCGGGTATGGGGGCATTATTCATTGTTGGCATAACATTCATAATACGTGGATTCTCCATAGATACGCATGTAATTGGATGGCTAAAGTCCTCCCCAGTAATATTCTTCTCAAGCCTCATGGGGGTAATAACAATACTAATATCAATGTATATGGGCGTGGGGAAAGTATTATCCGAAGTTGCTGTAAACCCAAATTTAATGGGTAATATAGCTGGGATGGCTGGAACATTCATAGACGTATCAAGCGACATAATCCTAATAGGCTTCTCCATAATAGTTGGAGGTAGAATTATTGAGAAAGTATTGAGGAAGAGTAGTAAAGTTTGGCATGACATAGTTAGTTTAACATTCATAATAACTGTAAGGCCACTATTAAAGGGGGTTGCAGAAACACTAATAAAGCAAGAATACTCCATTCAAGCCATTCTAACACCACTAATAATACCAACGGTCACCACAATAACCCTAATAATACTCTTCACATTAATAGAGGGGGTAATCTCAAAGAGAGGGGGGAGGGGAGGGAAATGAAGATTAGAATTGGAATCATTGGAGGATCTGGACTTGAAAATGCAATAGAGGGAGAAAGAGTATTGGTGAATACACCATATGGTGATGTACTTGTCAAAGTAGGTGTTATGGTAAATGAGAAAGTTGCATTTATACCTAGACATGGAGAAAGACATGAAACCCCACCACACAAAGTGAACTATAGAGGAAACTTATGGGCATTGAAAACTCTTGGGGTTGAAAGGGTGATAGCTACGAATGCCGTTGGAGGGATAAGGGATGGTCTAAACCCAGGAGACCTACTTATACCACATGACTTCATAGACTTCACAAAGGGGAGAACATACACATTTTACGATCAAAAAGCAGTTCATGTAGATTTAACAACACCATACTGCCCAGAGATTAGAAGGATAATCATTGAAGTTGCTGAGGAAATGGGCATCAAAATTTGGGATGGTGGAGTATATGTATGTACGGAGGGACCTAGATTTGAAACCCCCTCTGAAATAAGGATGTTTAGACTTTTAGGAGCAGATGTGGTAGGTATGACTGGAGTCCCAGAGGTCATTCTGGCAAGAGAATTGAAAATGTGTTATGCAACAATATGCGTAATTACAAATTACGCTGCTGGAATGCAGAAGAGGATATCACATGAAGAGGTAAATGAAATTATGAGGGGAAAAACGAGGGTTATTGTTGAAATTATGAACAAAGTTGTCCAGAAAATACCAGTTGAACGCAAAAATTGTATGTGTGGATTATAGGGGACTAATATTTAGAAGAACACTCTCTCCAAGCTATTAAGAATCTCACATCCACCTTCACGCACCAAAGCCATCTCCTCAACCCTAACGCCACCAACCCCCTTAATGTATATCCCAGGCTCTATGGTAACGATGCTACCACTGGGTAGAGGTGAATTATTCCTGGAATTCAACCCAGGTTCTTCGTGAACTGCTAAACCAACACCATGACCGAGACTATGCGTGAAATATTTTCCATAACCATACTTCTCTATTACACGTCTAGCAGCAGCATCAACCTCAGCTCCAGTAACCCCTGCTGAAAGGACATCCACAGCAGCATCTATGGCTTCAAGCACAAGGGTGAACATCTTCTTCAAATCCTCATTTATGGAGCCTACTGTAATGGTTCTAGTTATATCTGAACAGTATCCACCATACTTAGCGCCAACATCTATAACCACCAATTCACCTTGACAAACCCTTTTCTGTGTTGTGGAAGCATGTGGAAAAGCTGAACGAACCCCAGAAGCCACTATACTATCAAAAGCATACCCCTCAGAACCAGCTCTCCTCATAGCATACTCAATTTCACCTGCAATCTCCACTTCACTCATCCCTTCATGTAAAACACTCAATAAATGTTTAATGCTCTTCTCAGATATGCTTAAAGCCTTTCTAATCAAATCAATCTCCTCAGAATCCTTTACAGACCTAATCTGCAATATGGATGTTGAGAAATCCATGAATTCAGATACATTCAATTTCTTAGCCAATGTGGAATACATATCAATATTCATGTACTGGCGTTCCACCGCAATATTCCCACTTACATGAAGCTCCGTCAACTTAGAATTAATAACATCAGATAAACTCATATCTGCCTTTAGGGGGATTACTACACCATGCTTAAATGTCTCTGTAGCTTCATCAAACTCCAGCTCCGAAACTAACAATATAGGGTCAGCATCTATGGGAACTATTAGGCTCCTACCCCTAGGGAATCCCGTCAAGTAATATATGTTCAATGAATTAAATAGTATTGCA is part of the Candidatus Methanomethylicota archaeon genome and encodes:
- a CDS encoding Xaa-Pro peptidase family protein, producing MPSIQTFRKRLAMVRGEIEKRGAKAAILFNSLNIYYLTGFPRGRSLIVPIDADPILLVSELEFDEATETFKHGVVIPLKADMSLSDVINSKLTELHVSGNIAVERQYMNIDMYSTLAKKLNVSEFMDFSTSILQIRSVKDSEEIDLIRKALSISEKSIKHLLSVLHEGMSEVEIAGEIEYAMRRAGSEGYAFDSIVASGVRSAFPHASTTQKRVCQGELVVIDVGAKYGGYCSDITRTITVGSINEDLKKMFTLVLEAIDAAVDVLSAGVTGAEVDAAARRVIEKYGYGKYFTHSLGHGVGLAVHEEPGLNSRNNSPLPSGSIVTIEPGIYIKGVGGVRVEEMALVREGGCEILNSLERVFF
- the mtnP gene encoding S-methyl-5'-thioadenosine phosphorylase, coding for MKIRIGIIGGSGLENAIEGERVLVNTPYGDVLVKVGVMVNEKVAFIPRHGERHETPPHKVNYRGNLWALKTLGVERVIATNAVGGIRDGLNPGDLLIPHDFIDFTKGRTYTFYDQKAVHVDLTTPYCPEIRRIIIEVAEEMGIKIWDGGVYVCTEGPRFETPSEIRMFRLLGADVVGMTGVPEVILARELKMCYATICVITNYAAGMQKRISHEEVNEIMRGKTRVIVEIMNKVVQKIPVERKNCMCGL
- a CDS encoding DUF373 family protein, whose protein sequence is MKENAEKLLIICVDKDNDVGKATGFKTPIIGREKNIEAAVKFAITSPEDSDVNAIFAAIKVYDELKRNNMECEIATIAGEAEGGLKSDIKIRDELNEVLKSYQATGAIFVSDGAADELIIPIIQSRIPIVSVKRIIVQQERGVEESYILFARYLRKIVEESQYARIFLGIPGLLFLSMAILIVTGYSQYAGMGALFIVGITFIIRGFSIDTHVIGWLKSSPVIFFSSLMGVITILISMYMGVGKVLSEVAVNPNLMGNIAGMAGTFIDVSSDIILIGFSIIVGGRIIEKVLRKSSKVWHDIVSLTFIITVRPLLKGVAETLIKQEYSIQAILTPLIIPTVTTITLIILFTLIEGVISKRGGRGGK